From the genome of Lutzomyia longipalpis isolate SR_M1_2022 chromosome 2, ASM2433408v1, one region includes:
- the LOC129789228 gene encoding dynein axonemal heavy chain 7 gives MAMKKSVIAYVLQDSLPESLADEQSQWASKSSRIVTNCKHHFTENRTKLMKSLFTVNPCMSQMLELWYTNFQKLSFVDLVKLMGHEKPYDLLEFTATVLRQIDETKNILKTDWYSQIKGIIMRGVKRNIVPKFEKKRLTKKFFNAVATIMEQNLQDVCVNSLNIYCHYICDLNVSNKRFNLTILLEEEDTLVFNPSFFKIEAEILRVIDYIIKTVKAFPRIESLFNLPDFSSNPCLQPIISDTAVADCRNKILRVLEDQRIGPELRMQDFDDYITLMNGAAAEEIEKFISRKPKFEEYCEQILHYKEIEGSITRNISGVIILGLYEFHRGGLIETLERLARFMQNELITNLTAQQQTEISNFAKEYESISVKAKKIPKDTRELMELKKYVQETEENKIPEMEQKLRQNMKELLWLFDHTIFTPLEIKQNSLTFQWYLKMPSVFKEHKQIIAEKTLEYQESLRRRIETFRRDLEVYWEQVQDYENWGDIKHLAKYKRKATLLDNKLISAQEKINQINEEERSYTWEESEFPLRNATYEKLVPHKNLFDAGQDFMDKYEVWMHTQVGTFEPSDIDNDVAAIYKTILTLEKLFVDSPNTQKLTLDIKEVVDEFKTHMPIVRTLGNSGMKERHWEQVSEIIGFPIKISPDLTLERIIEYGLDDYISKFQIISESATKENNLEKAMTKMVDEWTDMAFTINPYRDSGTFILSAIDDIQVLLDDHIIKTQSMKNSPYIKPFAKEILAWETTLVLLQDILDSWLKVQSNWMYLEPIFSSPDIQQHMPEEGRRFSAVDKIWKDLMKQVAIDTKVMAVVEIEKMADRLKKAFNLLEVIQKGLNAYLEKKRLHFSRFFFLSNEELLEILSETKDPTMVQNHLKKCFEGIASLTFTEELDVTKMNSHHGEEIDLVEVISTTKSRGQIEKWLTELEDVMKKTVLKSLQSAYSDHKRSNRESWLFKWPEQAVLNVTRIFWTHTIEKNLGKDLTPLQDKWEENVEKASQALTEASTERHRLTLTSMIISEIHCRDIIKHLQRNKVSNPMDFDWISQMRYYWTQDLHLKTLDTSLSYAHEYLGNTTRLVMTPQTDRCWRSTFVALQYNFGCSFEGSTSMGKTETVKDLAKAIGKQCIVFYCSRSLDFVTFGKFFKGLASCGAWCCFKDFNSVTPKIISVVSQQILTLQRSIAAKSATVTFDGTQLKLNPTCAIFSTIIRNNRGYSELPDSMKVLFRPIAFTAPHSKMIIEVELFAGGFRNGKSLTTKIMKLFEFCRELLRDGSLYDFSLRTTKTILNLAKDIRKVSEDKSNEERMFQEAIRTVCLPKFTDTDFQIFEEILGDLFPGQPKEATLSAADEKMKSILQKVFERNNKILTDYSAEKCLQMLKMLEMAPGILITGGPFGGKTTKYRMLAEALRTSDDGEIVEDRLTYVVINPMAITLEKLYGTFDVQTFEWSDGIFSHFYRKFAGSRREGKKWIVFDGPIDTAWMDNLNTVLDDNRKLCLASGEIIHFRPNMRLIFETEDLRAASPATISRCGIVYLEPEKVGWMPLLQSWENTLPEAFTQVQKNDIRDLYMRFCPLLLWFIRQPGVYEMILTQDANIVVSITNLFDCFLKDYEDKKHVAALSDIDIRAQLEGIFFFSCVWAIGGPLDGASRGKFSILFRGLLEKKFPADLYETFSIPDHLRVPDLARAYIFPIPKAESVFDYRYIKEGKGKWKLWSDEIALAPPIPRDMPVNQIIISTAETIRIWALLDLLANNSKQILLVGHTATGKSVYTVEFLTKKLNVGLFKHQYLCFSDLTTATQTQEIIMSKLDKRRKGVFGPPLGKNCIIFIDDLSMPIKESSGAQPPIELLRMWMDHRMWYDQAENVPIKLIDIQLLCAMGSRGVGNPITPRFTRHFNTISIDNFVDDTLKAIFSKIVLWHLDTRGFSKEFDPCIEEIVLSTLEIYNKVKAHLLPTPKRPHYIFNLRDFARVVQGVLLSVPEAIEDLSGMRRLWFHEVLRIYGDRLVDLEDRKWLFDNLSQVAETCMKTTAMELLQRFCEFGEQLCESDMRKLIYCDFTNPKADTKNYIEVQDIDELTNVVEAYQVEFNNMSKKPMDLILFRFAIEHLSRICRILKQPRSHALLIGVDGSGRQSLSRLASHIVDYELFQVEITKKYNKDEWRNDIKNILKRISTNELHGVFLVTDKQIKEESFLEEINNLLICGEVPNIFSVDDKEELIERMRQIDSQKEKSLQTDGTPVALFNYFVRVVREQLHIVLCMSPEGPSLRTRIRKFPSVVNCCTVNWFQEWPEDALVSVATRYLTSIIQDVDVRQNYMDTFIFFHTSTKTVSKELLLRLQQRNYITPIIYIELIQNFKSMLQQKTSFLTQKRGKYLAGIDQLTNAAQQIKIIQNQLEVLEPKLKTTSDIVAEQGIKVQAEFERLVIQKEHIKRDEAITAEKANAVTKIKEEISSRLGEVLPDVEAATDSLTTLTPADILIVKSMKNPPAAVKVVLEGICILRDIKPDKVPGQNDDYWSPSKRLLADPSFLDSLIQFEKNSVNPRIMEVFQQRPVLSFDMEKVKSISMTCELLFKWVIAVANYGRVLESLEPRKQALIEAEAIYSTAIDSLNIKLEQLASAEVSLADLQSHHDAKQEEFRLLQNEFEASTKKLQRANELINTLESEKDGWKDIADTLEASFDKVAGDVIISAGIVSYMGIFPVEFRRKLLDMWLEKIDSLQIKHTEPFRVEELEDAAQIRQWTICGLPTEDHPIENAIIIKYSKRWPLMIDPQFLANSWIKNFEKENRLCVIRFNQPDYNRVLENSIQFGLPVLIENVGEELDPMLEPILKKQIFKQGGVYCIKLGENIIEFNESFRLFITTKLYNPKIAPDVAVDVKIVNFVVTREGLNNQIVSATIGRERPDLESERNQIVMQRGDTEKQLRDIEENILEILSTEKEILESDKAVQTLSSSKVLLSEVQEKYTVAKNTEKQLEDGRLVYMQIADHCSTLFFSIDHLSSMNPMYQFNLKWFISIYLTAIDNTEKLDDINARLQGLKKYFTKSFFFSVCQSLFSKDKIVLALILSAKINELDSKEWMFLLTGVTAMQDEAPECPSEIFSRRIWQEISCLETFPAFQGIVGDISENLDKWEDILINEDPIEVIPDPWKDKLTDFHKLMLIRCFRRNILIHSITDFVEKSLGSAFVDPPLPTLDSCYEISNSCTPIIAILEKGYDFTESLLKFANQRGIPDDKVVLVTLGKAQGDIAELSIEEGKKSGAWVVLLNCHLANNWLPTLEGICDAFTTDTTHPDFRLWLISLPTKLFPPSLLENSVKITRELNDGLKRNLTQKFHNYSGKEDSEAFQRILYRLCCFHSIILERQNYRESGWNIQYDFNDLDLSVSVRNLQKYSAGNIEDFSLETLFHVIGSCNYGERISDPWDHRLLSVIFKFFVTNQITDKEAAMNPFILPGDIPQEEFKQFIDYISLGNVPNALGLHRNACSVKDTEDTERLLVTILSMQDRRDLVELHEHNLVEDVQENVMKTAQEILTKIPQTFDLREAENKFPKSYEESMNVLLLQELTQYNQLIIFIEEGLQNVVKCIEGEIYFI, from the exons atggcAATGAAGAAGTCTGTAATTGCCTACGTTCTCCAGGATTCCCTCCCAGAATCCCTTGCTGATGAACAATCGCAATGGGCATCAAAATCCTCACGAATTGTGACAAATTGTAAACATCATTTCACCGAAAATCGCACCAAACTCATGAAATCCCTTTTCACCGTGAATCCGTGCATGTCTCAAATGCTCGAGCTTTGGTACACAAACTTTCAGAAGCTCTCCTTTGTTGACCTGGTTAAACTGATGGGACACGAGAAACCCTATGATTTACTTGAGTTCACT GCTACAGTTTTGAGGCAAATTGATGAAACAAAGAATATCCTCAAGACAGACTGGTATAGTCAGATAAAAGGCATCATTATGCGAGGAGTTAAGAGGAATATTGTGCccaaatttgaaaagaaacgtctcACGAAGAAGTTTTTCAATGCTGTTGCTACAATAATGGAGCAAAATTTGCAGGATGTCTGCGTGAATAGTCTCAACATTTACTGCCACTACATCTGCGATCTCAAT GTGTCAAACAAGAGATTTAATCTAACCATCTTGCTGGAGGAAGAGGACACTCTTGTCTTCAATCCGAGTTTTTTTAAGATCGAAGCTGAAATTCTTCGTGTGATTGACTACATCATTAAGACAGTGAAGGCTTTCCCCCGAATTGAGAGTCTCTTCAATCTTCCGGACTTCTCTTCGAATCCCTGCTTGCAGCCAATCATCTCCGACACTGCTGTGGCAGACTGTCGAAATAAAATCCTTCGCGTACTCGAGGATCAACGGATAGGACCTGAATTGCGTATGCAGGACTTTGATGACTACATAACGCTAATGAATGGTGCAGCTGCggaggaaattgaaaagttcaTTAGTCGAAAGCCCAAATTTGAAGAATACTGCGAACAAATTCTTCACTACAAAGAAATCGAAGGATCAATCACACGAAATATTTCTGGAGTCATTATCCTTGGCCTGTATGAATTCCATCGTGGAGGCTTGATTGAAACTCTTGAGCGTCTTGCgagatttatgcaaaatgaACTAATTACAAATCTCACGGCACAGCAGCAAACGGAAATTTCGAATTTTGCAAAGGAATACGAAAGTATCTCAGTGAAAGCTAAAAAGATACCAAAGGATACGCGTGAGCTGATGGAACTGAAGAAGTACGTGCAAGAGACGGAGGAGAATAAAATTCCCGAAATGGAACAAAAATTGCGGCAGAATATGAAGGAACTCCTCTGGCTGTTTGATCACACCATCTTCACACCGCTTGAGATCAAACAGAACAGCTTAACCTTCCAATGGTACCTCAAAATGCCGAGTGTCTTCAAGGAGCACAAGCAGATCATCGCTGAGAAGACACTCGAATACCAAGAGAGCCTCCGAAGGAGGATTGAGACATTCAGAAGGGATTTGGAAGTTTACTGGGAGCAAGTTCAGGACTACGAGAACTGGGGAGACATCAAACACTTGGCAAAGTACAAGAGGAAGGCAACACTACTGGACAATAA acTAATAAGTGCTCAAGAAAAGATCAATCAGATTAATGAAGAAGAGAGATCATACACGTGGGAGGAATCGGAGTTTCCACTACGCAATGCGACTTATGAAAAGTTAGTTCCACACAAGAACCTCTTCGATGCTGGACAAGACTTTATGGATAAGTATGAAGTTTGGATGCATACACAAGTTGGCACATTTGAGCCATCAGACATTGATAACGACGTAGCGGCAATCTACAAAACGATCCTCACGCTTGAGAAGCTCTTCGTAGACAGCCCTAATACCCAGAAATTAACGCTAGAT ATTAAGGAGGTTGTCGATGAGTTCAAAACTCACATGCCGATCGTAAGAACTCTAGGCAATTCAGGAATGAAGGAGCGCCATTGGGAGCAAGTATCCGAAATCATTGGCTTCCCTATTAAAATATCTCCTGACCTTACTCTTGAACGAATCATTGAGTATGGCCTCGATGATTACATCTCAAAATTCCAAATTATCTCCGAAAGTGCAACAAAGGAGAATAATCTCGAGAAGGCAATGACGAAAATGGTTGATGAATGGACAGATATGGCCTTTACAATTAATCCCTACCGCGATTCAGGAACCTTTATCCTTTCTGCAATTGACGACATTCAAGTTCTTCTCGATGATCACATTATAAAGAcacaatcaatgaaaaattctccataCATTAAACCTTTTGCAAAGGAAATCCT AGCTTGGGAAACTACGTTAGTTCTCCTGCAAGACATTCTCGATAGTTGGCTCAAAGTTCAGAGCAATTGGATGTACTTGGAACCAATATTCTCAAGTCCTGACATCCAGCAACATATGCCAGAGGAAGGTAGAAGGTTCAGTGCTGTGGATAAAATCTGGAAGGACCTCATGAAGCAGGTAGCAATTGATACGAAGGTAATGGCAGTGGTGGAGATTGAAAAAATGGCAGACAGGCTAAAGAAAGCCTTTAATCTTCTGGAAGTCATCCAGAAAGGACTCAATGCG taCCTCGAGAAGAAGAGACTCCATTTCTCGcgctttttcttcctttccaaCGAGGAATTGTTGGAGATTTTGTCAGAAACAAAAGATCCCACAATGGTGCAGAATCATTTGAAGAAATGCTTCGAGGGTATTGCTTCGTTGACTTTCACCGAAGAGCTGGATGTGACAAAGATGAACTCTCATCATGGGGAAGAGATTGACCTGGTTGAAGTGATCTCAACCACCAAATCTCGTGGTCAAATTGAGAAATGGCTTACAGAATTGGAGGATGTGATGAAGAAAACCGTCCTGAAGTCCCTTCAGAGTGCCTACTCAGATCACAAGAGATCCAACAGAGAATCCTGGTTGTTTAAGTGGCCAGAACAGGCAGTACTCAATGTTACCCGAATCTTCTGGACTCACACCATCGAGAAGAATCTGGGAAAGGATTTAACCCCACTCCAGGATAAATGGGAAGAAAACGTTGAGAAGGCATCCCAAGCACTGACGGAAGCTTCTACAGAAAGGCACAGACTCACCCTAACTTCAATGATCATATCCGAAATTCACTGCAGGGATATTATTAAACATCTCCAGAGAAACAAAGTATCCAATCCCATGGATTTCGATTGGATCTCCCAAATGAGGTACTACTGGACTCAGGATCTACATCTCAAAACTCTGGACACATCCCTGAGCTATGCTCACGAATACCTTGGCAACACCACAAGACTTGTAATGACTCCGCAGACAGACAGATGCTGGAGATCAACTTTTGTAGCTCTTCAGTACAATTTCGGATGCAGCTTCGAAGGATCAACATCCATGGGAAAGACTGAAACAGTCAAGGATCTGGCAAAAGCTATTGGAAAGCAATGCATCGTCTTCTACTGCTCGAGATCTCTTGACTTTGTtacttttgggaaatttttcaaaggactaGCCAGCTGTGGCGCCTGGTGCTGCTTCAAGGACTTCAATAGTGTCACCCCGAAGATAATATCCGTTGTCTCCCAGCAAATTCTCACTCTTCAGCGAAGTATTGCTGCCAAATCCGCAACAGTGACCTTCGATGGGACTCAATTGAAACTCAATCCCACTTGTGCCATCTTCAGCACTATTATCCGCAATAATCGAGGATATTCTGAACTTCCAGATTCCATGAAAGTTCTTTTCAGGCCAATTGCATTCACCGCGCCACACAGTAAGATGATTATTGAAGTTGAACTCTTTGCAGGGGGATTCCGAAATGGAAAGTCCCTGACTACAAAGATAATGAagctctttgaattttgtcgAGAACTCCTGAGAGATGGTTCTCTCTATGATTTCAGTTTACGAACCACAAAGACAATCCTAAATCTTGCCAAAGACATTAGGAAAGTATCAGAAGATAAATCAAATGAGGAGAGAATGTTCCAGGAGGCAATAAGAACAGTTTGCCTTCCAAAATTCACCGACACTGATTTCCAAATCTTCGAGGAAATTCTTGGAGATCTCTTCCCGGGTCAACCCAAAGAAGCAACGCTCTCAGCAGCTGATGAGAAAATGAAGTCTATTCTGCAGAAGGTCTTTGAGAGAAATAACAAGATCTTAACGGATTATTCTGCAGAAAAATGTCTCCAGATGCTGAAGATGCTTGAAATGGCACCAGGAATTCTCATCACAGGAGGTCCATTTGGTGGGAAAACTACTAAATATCGTATGCTGGCTGAAGCATTGAGAACTTCCGACGACGGAGAAATTGTCGAGGACAGGCTGACCTATGTGGTGATCAATCCCATGGCAATCACCCTTGAGAAACTCTACGGAACCTTCGATGTTCAGACATTTGAGTGGTCTGATGGGATTTTTTCGCACTTCTACAGGAAGTTCGCCGGGTCCCGTAGAGAGGGTAAGAAATGGATCGTCTTTGATGGTCCAATTGATACAGCCTGGATGGATAACCTGAACACTGTCCTCGATGACAATAGGAAACTCTGCCTAGCTTCTGGTGAAATTATTCACTTCCGTCCCAACATGAGACTGATATTTGAGACTGAGGACTTGAGGGCAGCTTCTCCAGCAACAATATCTCGCTGCGGGATTGTCTACTTAGAACCAGAGAAGGTTGGATGGATGCCTCTTCTGCAATCTTGGGAGAATACCCTTCCCGAAGCCTTTACACAAGTCCAGAAGAATGATATTCGTGATCTCTACATGAGATTCTGTCCCCTCCTTCTCTGGTTCATTCGTCAACCAGGAGTCTATGAAATGATCCTCACTCAGGATGCAAATATTGTTGTATCCATTACCAATCTCTTTGATTGCTTCCTCAAAGACTACGAAGATAAGAAGCACGTGGCAGCCCTATCGGACATTGATATTCGTGCACAGCTggagggaattttcttcttttcctgtGTCTGGGCAATTGGAGGGCCACTCGATGGAGCTAGTCgtgggaaattttccattctctttCGTGGCTTacttgagaagaaatttcctGCAGATCTCTATGAAACATTCAGCATTCCTGATCATCTACGAGTTCCTGACCTTGCAAGAGCGTACATTTTCCCCATCCCTAAGGCTGAAAGTGTCTTTGACTACAGATACATCAAAGAGGGGAAAGGGAAATGGAAGTTGTGGTCAGATGAGATCGCTTTAGCACCACCTATTCCTCGGGATATGCCTGTAAATCAAATAATCATCAGTACAGCCGAAACGATCCGAATTTGGGCACTCCTGGATCTTCTTGCAAATAACTCGAAGCAAATCCTTCTAGTTGGTCATACAGCTACAGGCAAGAGTGTTTACACAGTTGAATTTCTCACCAAGAAACTCAATGTAGGTCTTTTCAAGCATCAATATCTTTGCTTCTCGGATCTCACAACAGCAACGCAAACGCAGGAGATTATCATGTCGAAGCTGGACAAGCGAAGGAAGGGAGTTTTTGGGCCACCCCTTGGAAAGAACTGCATCATCTTCATTGATGACCTGTCGATGCCCATTAAGGAGTCATCAGGTGCTCAGCCACCAATTGAACTGCTGAGAATGTGGATGGATCATCGCATGTGGTACGATCAGGCGGAAAATGTTCCCATTAAACTCATTGATATCCAGCTTCTCTGTGCTATGGGATCTAGAGGAGTAGGGAATCCAATCACACCGAGATTCACAAGACACTTCAATACGATCAGCATTGATAACTTTGTGGACGACACCCTTAAAGCGATCTTCAGCAAAATAGTCCTGTGGCACTTGGATACAAGAGGATTCTCCAAAGAATTTGATCCTTGCATCGAAGAAATAGTTCTGTCAACGTTGGAGATCTACAACAAGGTCAAAGCTCATCTCCTGCCCACACCTAAACGTCCCCATTACATCTTCAATCTTCGAGATTTTGCCAGAGTCGTCCAAGGAGTGCTCCTATCCGTTCCAGAAGCAATCGAGGATCTCAGTGGCATGCGAAGACTCTGGTTTCACGAAGTTCTACGAATCTATGGGGATCGTCTTGTGGATTTGGAAGACAGGAAATGGCTATTTGATAATCTCAGCCAAGTTGCAGAGACTTGCATGAAAACAACAGCAATGGAACTTTTACAGAGATTCTGTGAATTTGGTGAGCAGCTCTGTGAGAGCGATATGCGGAAGCTCATCTATTGCGACTTTACAAATCCCAAAGCAGACACAAAGAACTACATTGAGGTCCAGGATATTGATGAATTGACCAACGTTGTGGAGGCTTATCAAGTTGAATTTAATAACATGTCGAAGAAGCCAATGGATTTGATCCTGTTTCGCTTTGCCATTGAGCATTTGTCGAGGATCTGTCGTATCCTCAAGCAACCCCGTAGTCATGCCCTCCTGATTGGAGTAGATGGATCAGGACGTCAAAGTCTATCGCGTCTTGCTTCACACATTGTTGACTACGAGCTCTTTCAGGTAGAGATCACGAAGAAGTACAACAAGGACGAATGGAGGaatgatattaaaaatatcctcAAAAGGATCTCAACAAATGAACTCCATGGAGTATTCCTTGTTACCGACAAACAAATCAAGGAGGAGTCCTTCCTCGAAGAGATCAATAATCTTCTGATCTGCGGCGAAGTTCCCAACATTTTCTCCGTGGACGACAAGGAAGAACTAATTGAGAGGATGCGTCAGATTGATAGTCAGAAAGAGAAGAGTCTCCAAACAGACGGAACTCCCGTTGCACTTTTCAACTACTTTGTCCGTGTGGTGAGGGAACAACTCCACATTGTTCTCTGTATGTCTCCCGAGGGACCAAGTCTTCGTACAAGAATCCGGAAATTCCCTTCAGTAGTCAATTGTTGCACAGTAAACTGGTTTCAGGAGTGGCCTGAAGATGCTCTTGTATCCGTTGCAACCAGATACCTTACTTCAATCATACAAGACGTTGATGTACGCCAGAACTACATGGAcacattcattttcttccacacaaGTACTAAAACTGTCTCAAAGGAACTTCTTTTGCGTCTTCAACAGAGGAACTACATCACCCCAATTATCTACATCGAACTCATACAGAATTTCAAATCTATGCTTCAGCAAAAGACAAGTTTCCTCACacagaaaagaggaaaataccTTGCAGGGATAGATCAGCTAACAAATGCTGCGCAACAGATAAAGATCATACAGAATCAACTTGAGGTGTTGGAGCCTAAATTGAAGACAACATCGGATATTGTAGCTGAGCAGGGAATTAAAGTTCAGGCGGAATTTGAGAGGCTAGTCATTCAGAAGGAACACATAAAACGCGATGAGGCAATCACAGCAGAAAAGGCCAATGCTGTAACTAAAATAAAGGAAGAAATTAGCTCAAGGCTAGGAGAAGTCTTGCCTGATGTTGAGGCAGCAACAGATTCCTTGACTACACTTACACCTGCTGATATTCTCATTGTTAAATCCATGAAAAATCCTCCGGCAGCTGTTAAGGTTGTCCTTGAGGGTATTTGCATTCTCAGAGACATTAAACCGGATAAAGTTCCTGGACAGAATGATGATTACTGGTCACCGTCGAAGCGTCTCCTGGCTGATCCATCATTCCTCGATAGTCTCATACAATTTGAGAAGAATAGCGTGAATCCGAGGATTATGGAAGTCTTTCAGCAACGCCCAGTCTTGTCCTTTGATATggaaaaagtaaaatcaatcTCCATGACATGCGAGCTTCTCTTCAAGTGGGTTATAGCCGTTGCCAACTACGGAAGGGTCCTTGAGAGTTTGGAACCACGGAAGCAGGCTCTCATTGAAGCTGAAGCAATCTACAGTACAGCCATAGATTCTCTGAATATTAAATTGGAACAACTGGCTTCGGCGGAAGTCAGTCTTGCTGATCTTCAATCACATCACGATGCAAAACAGGAAGAGTTCCGGTTGCTTCAGAATGAATTTGAAGCATCCACAAAGAAGCTTCAGCGAGCTAATGAACTGATCAACACGTTGGAAAGTGAAAAGGATGGTTGGAAGGATATCGCTGATACGCTGGAAGCTTCTTTTGACAAGGTAGCTGGAGATGTTATAATATCAGCTGGGATTGTGTCCTACATGGGCATATTTCCGGTGGAATTTCGACGAAAGCTGCTCGATATGTggcttgagaaaattgatagTCTTCAAATAAAGCACACAGAACCCTTCCGTGTGGAGGAACTTGAGGATGCTGCCCAAATACGTCAGTGGACTATTTGTGGTTTACCAACTGAAGATCATCCAATTGAAAATGCCATTATTATAAA ATACTCCAAGAGATGGCCATTGATGATAGATCCACAGTTCCTGGCTAATTCTTGgataaagaattttgagaaGGAGAACCGACTTTGCGTGATACGCTTCAATCAGCCAGACTACAATCGTGTCCTGGAGAATTCCATTCAATTCGGCCTTCCGGTTCTCATTGAGAATGTCGGAGAGGAGTTAGATCCAATGCTAGAACCCATTCTCAAGAAACAAATCTTCAAACAAGGTGGAgtttattgcataaaattggGAGAGAATATTATTGAATTCAACGAATCCTTCCGCCTCTTCATCACAACAAAGCTGTACAATCCCAAAATTGCTCCGGATGTTGCAGTTGATGTTAAAATTGTTAACTTTGTCGTCACGCGCGAAGGACTCAATAACCAAATAGTTTCTGCCACAATAGGCCGGGAACGTCCGGATTTGGAGTCAGAAAGGAATCAAATTGTCATGCAGAGAGGAGACACAGAGAAGCAATTGAGGGATATTGAGgagaatattttggaaattctctCAACGGAAAAGGAAATCCTGGAGAGTGACAAAGCCGTGCAGACCCTCAGTTCTTCTAAGGTTCTCCTGAGTGAAGTGCAGGAGAAGTATACGGTGGCAAAGAACACGGAAAAGCAGCTGGAAGATGGACGTTTGGTTTATATGCAAATTGCTGATCATTGCTCAACACTCTTCTTCTCAATTGATCACCTCAGCAGCATGAATCCCATGTATCAGTTCAATCTCAAATGGTTCATCAGCATCTATCTCACGGCAATTGATAACACTGAGAAATTGGATGATATCAATGCTCGTCTCCAGGGACTCAAAAAATACTTCACAAAGAGTTTCTTCTTCAGCGTTTGCCAGAGTTTATTCAGCAAGGACAAGATCGTTCTTGCCTTGATCCTTTCGGCGAAAATTAATGAACTTGACTCAAAGGAATGGATGTTCCTGCTAACAGGAGTAACAGCCATGCAAGATGAAGCACCAGAGTGCCCTTCTGAGATTTTTAGCAGGAGAATttggcaagaaatatcctgcTTGGAAACATTCCCTGCATTTCAAGGGATTGTTGGAGATATTTCTGAGAATCTCGATAAATGGGAGGACATCCTGATCAATGAGGATCCCATTGAAGTGATTCCAGATCCATGGAAGGATAAACTAactgattttcataaattaatgcTCATTCGATGCTTCAGACGAAATATCCTGATTCACAGCATTACTGACTTTGTTGAGAAGAGTCTAGGGAGTGCCTTCGTCGATCCTCCACTCCCTACGCTTGATTCCTGCTACGAAATCTCCAACTCTTGCACCCCAATCATTGCCATCCTCGAGAAAGGATACGACTTCACGGAATCTCTGCTTAAATTCGCCAATCAACGGGGGATTCCCGATGACAAAGTGGTGCTAGTGACCCTGGGAAAAGCCCAAGGGGATATCGCTGAATTGTCAATAGAAGAGGGTAAGAAATCAGGAGCCTGGGTGGTTCTCCTCAATTGCCATCTAGCCAATAATTGGCTCCCAACATTGGAAGGAATCTGTGATGCCTTCACAACGGACACGACTCATCCGGACTTCCGTTTGTGGCTCATATCATTGCCTACAAAACTCTTTCCGCCATCACTTCTGGAGAATAGCGTAAAGATCACGAGAGAACTCAATGATGGCCTCAAGAGGAATCTCACCCAAAAGTTCCACAACTACTCGGGTAAAGAAGACTCCGAGGCATTCCAGAGAATCCTCTATAGGCTCTGCTGCTTCCACAGTATTATTCTAGAACGCCAGAACTACCGGGAAAGTGGCTGGAACATCCAATATGACTTCAATGATTTGGATTTATCCGTTAGCGTgaggaatttgcaaaaatactcAGCAGGAAACATTGAGGATTTCTCCTTGGAAACTCTCTTTCACGTAATTGGATCCTGCAACTATGGCGAGAGGATATCTGATCCATGGGATCATCGACTCCTTTCAGTTATCTTCAAGTTTTTCGTTACAAATCAAATTACGGACAAAGAAGCTGCAATGAATCCTTTCATCCTGCCAGGAGATATTCCTCAGGAGGAGTTTAAGCAATTTATCGATTATATCTCCCTCGGGAATGTTCCTAATGCCCTCGGATTGCACAGAAATGCATGCAGCGTAAAGGATACAGAAGATACTGAGAGACTCCTTGTTACAATTCTATCAATGCAAGATCGAAGGGATCTCGTGGAGCTACATGAGCACAATTTAGTTGAAGACGTTCAGGAAAATGTCATGAAAACTGCGCAGGAAATTCTCACGAAAATTCCCCAAACATTCGACTTGAGAGAAGCTGAAAATAAGTTCCCTAAATCCTACGAGGAATCCATGAACGTGCTGCTCCTCCAGGAACTCACACAGTACAAccaattaatcattttcatcGAAGAAGGACTACAAAATGTCGTCAAGTGCATTGAAggtgagatttattttatttaa
- the LOC129790947 gene encoding uncharacterized protein LOC129790947, whose product MEFVNKECQTIYRESSAQTKRWRPRRRQESRKRDESQGKREPNRNRIRLMEILETTYGPNNLPQSVQNLLHALELQLWTLKEFEMSLCQEQRLNYVKKEILSFQQDSREVLGEKLDRLLRDEIITIDKKRKSIELHVERELRKNRRNVVN is encoded by the exons ATGGAATTTGTGAATAAAGAGTGTCAGACAATTTACAG agaATCTTCAGCTCAAACCAAACGATGGAGACCACGGAGGCGTCAGGAAAGTCGCAAAAGGGATGAAAGTCAGGGGAAAAGGGAGCCAAATCGCAACAGAATTCGATTAATGGAAATTCTAGAGACCACCTACGGTCCCAATAATCTTCCTCAGTCCGTACAGAATCTCCTCCATGCTCTGGAACTTCAGCTGTGGACGTTGAAAGAATTTGAAATGAGCCTTTGCCAGGAGCAGAGGCTAAACTACGTTAAGaaggaaattctttcatttcagCAGGATAGCAGGGAAGTTCTTGGAGAGAAACTTGATAGACTTCTGAGGGATGAAATTATCACAATAGACAAGAAGAGGAAGTCAATTGAACTTCATGTGGAGAGAGAATTGAGGAAGAATCGACGCAACGTGGTCaattaa